Sequence from the Candidatus Phytoplasma solani genome:
AAATCATGGGTTTGCAAGGGTTAGAAAAAAGAACGATCGAACAATTATCAGGCGGACAACAACAACGGGTTGCCATGGCGCGCGCTTTAATTAACAAACCGCAAGTCTTATTGTTAGATGAGCCCTTATCTAATTTGGATTTGAAATTAAAACAAGAGATGCAATATGAATTAAAAGAAATCCAAAAAAACGCTGGCATCACTTTTTTATTTGTTACCCACGACCAAGAAGAAGCTTTTACTGTCAGCGATAAAGTCGTTGTTATGAATCACGGAGAAATCCAGCAAGTTGGCAGTCCGCAAGAAATTTATAACGAACCAGCTAATCGGTTTGTTGCTCAATTTGTTGGAGAATCTAATTTAATTCAAGGCATTATGAAAGATGATAATTTAGTTTATTTTGACCAACAAAATTTTACTTGCGTTGATAAGGGTTTTCGCAAAAACGAAAAAGTTGATATTGTTATCCGTCCTGAAGATATTGATATCGTTCCAAAAGGTCAAGGTTTAATTGCAGGAATAGTTGAATCTGTTGTTTTTAAAGGAGTTTATTGGGAAATCGATGTCAAAACTGCCCTAAGAACGTATACTATTCAAACTACAGACCATGTTAAAGTCGATAAAGAAGTAGATATTACTTTTAATCCCGAAGATATTCATGTGATGGAGATTTGGCAATGAAAAAAATACATATTTATACTTCCAAAGATAACCAAAAACTATATCGTTTTTTAATCATACCTTATTATTTACTTTTAATAGGGTTAATTTTTTTACCAATGGGTTTTATTTTTATTGATTCTTTGCAAGATAATAATGTAAGCGGTTCTCTTTTTTCTAATTCCTTTACTTTTGATTATCACAAAGAGTTTTTAACTAATTTTAATTTTTTATATATCTTGATGCGTTCGATTGCAATTTCAATTATTGTTACTTTTTTTCTTCTGTTGATCGTCTATCCTTTGGCTTATGCTATTTCAAAACTTAGTTTAGTTTGGCAAACTTTTTTAGTTATCTTAATTAATGGCACAATGTGGATTAATATGATTATCAAAACTCAAGCTTTAGTTCAAATTTTGCAATTTTTAAAAAATAGATTTCAAATTTCTTTATTAGAAACTAATTTTGCAATGATTTTAGGGTTGATTTATTTATTTTTACCTTTCATGCTTTTACCGATTTACACTGCCATTATCAAAATCAATCCCCAATACATACAAGCTGCCAAAGATTTAGGAGCAAATGATTGGCAAGTCTTTAAAAAAATTATTTGGCCTTTATCTTTGCCTGGGGTGGTTGGAGCTGTTTCGTTGGTCTTTTTGCAAACTGCAACTAACATTGTAGCCCCACGTTATTTAGGACCAACTACCCAAATAACGATTGCTGAATTAATTGAAAATAAAACTTTGTTAAGTGGCGAAATTAAACAAGCTTGCGCTATTGCCATTTACTTATCTTTAACTATGTTTTTGTTATTTCATTTATTTAAAAAAATAAGTTTTGAAGGGGTGCGTGATGACGCTTAACGCTCGATCAAAATTAATTAATTTGTTATATATTATAATTATTTTGATTTTTATTTATCTTCCGATTGTCTCTTTGATTGTCTTTTCTTTTAATAAAAGTGACAGTAGAATTGCTTCTTTGGTGAACTGGCAAGGTTTTAGTTTGCAATGGTATCAAAAACTTTTTACCGATCCAACCATTAAATCAACTATTATAATTACTTTACAAATTGCTTTTTTTACTACTATTATATCTACTTTTTTAGGTACTTTTGCAGCAATTAGTTTAGCTCAAGGTTTGAAAAAAAAATGGCGGAACCTGATTTTAAATGTTAGCAATTTTTCGATCGTAATTCCTGAAATTATTACTGCTTTATCTTTGTTTGTGGTTTTTGGTTGCTTACGTTTGGATTCGCCTTTTATCAAAATGATTTTAGCTCACATTTCTTTTTGTACCCCTTTTGTTGTGATCGCTGTCTATCCTAAAGTAATTAGTCTTGACCCTTATTCTTTGGAAGCTGCTTATGATTTGGGAGCAACCCCTCTAAAAGCTTTAACAAAAATTATTTTACCGCAATTAAAGGGAGCAATGTTGGTCGGAGCCGCCTTAGCTTTTACTTTGTCTTTTGATGATTTCATTATTTCTTATTTCGTTGGTGGAGCGAAATGTCAAAATATTTCGGCTTATATTTACAGTTTGAGAGGTACGATTAATCCAACTGTTAATGCTTTATCAACCATTTTAATTGTAGTTGCGAGTTCGAAAGTTATTTTTGATTTTTTGCAACATAAAAAAAATACAGCGGATCAACGAAAATGAAATTAAACATAAAAAAAATCTTATCTTATTTTGGTTTTGGTATAGTATTTGTTTTGGTTGTAATTTTGCTGATAAAATTTAATAAAAGTGAAAGTGAAGATAATAAATCGCAACAAGTTTTAACTTTGTTTAATTGGGGTGAATATTTAGACCCTCAAACAATTATTGATTTTGAAAAAGAAACAAAAATTAAAGTTAAACAAGTTCTTTTTTCTTCTAACGAACTAGCAGTGACTAAAATTAAAAGTCACAATAAATATGATTTAGCTATTTTAAGTGAATATGCAATTGATCAATTAATTCAAGCTGATTTTTTAGAAAAAATAGATAAAGATAAATTAAAAGAAAAAGAAGAAAAAGAAAAAGAATATTATTCTGATTCTCAATATAATGACAAATATAAAGAAATCAACAAAAAATTACCTAACAATTTTGCTGATTACGCAGTTCCTTATTTTTGGGGCAAAGTAGTTCTTGTTTATAACAAAAAGAAAATAAAAAAGGAGGAAATAGAAGACAAAGGTTTTAAAATTTTAAAAGACGCTAAATTAAAAGTGGCTTTATGTAATAATTCTCGTGATAGTTTAATGATAGGTTTAAAAGCAAATGGATTATCGATCGATAATCTAACACCAGAAGATTTGAAAAAAGCAAAAAATTGGATTTTAGACCTTAAAAAAGAAAAATCTGATGTTGCTTTTATTAACGATCAATTAATTGATCGAATGTTGCAAAAAAATCAAGAATATTATGATGTTGCTGTTGCTTATTCTGGAGACGCTAAATTTTTAAAAGAAAAAAATGATAACTTAGATTTTATATCACCCAAAGAAGGAACTAATATTTGGGTTGATGCTTTAGTAATGCCTAAAGAAAGCAAAAAAGATTTAGCTTATCAATTTATTACTTTTTTAAGAGAAAAAAATAATTATAACAAAAATTTAAAATATGTAAAATATGATTCACCTTACAAAAATAATGAAAATAATGAAATAGAAATTAAAGAAAAAGAAGATCAAGTTTATAAATATGACGAAAATAATCAAAAATTAATTAATACTTATTGGAATGACATCATTGCTTATCCAAGTAAAAAAGATTATTGGCTGTTTGTGTTAAGTACTTTGATTGTGATAAGTATTTTTGTATGGTATGTGATTAATAAATTGTCAAATAATTACATTAGAATATGATTTTGCTTTGGGAAATGTTTAAGGTTAGAGGAAAGATAAGTTCGAATATGCAAAACTAGATCATCTGGAAATAAAAATTGAATCAAAAAAATATTTTTAGCATAAGATAAAAAAATCTTTATTAATTCTTTTGATTTAAAAACATTTTCTTTACAAAAAAACATTATAATGTAAGTATGAAATTAATTTTTATATTTTATCTTTATATTAAGTTGCTCATGTAATTATTAAGTTAAAATTAAAAACATGTTTTAAAAGTGCAAAAAAATTATGATTATTCTATGGTGAAATACTGGCAGTTATAATTTAATGTTGTTTGAAAAAAGAGATTTTTTCTCCCCTAAAAAAAAGAATGCTTGCTAATATTATTTCTTTTTTGAGCGGTAAAGTGACCGAAGAATTATTTTTTGATGATGCTTTTAAAGTGGAGTTTGCGATGATTAAATAAGTTAGCAAAATCGCACGTTTTAAGATAAACAATTATTTGACAGTAGTGCAAGATTGGGAGTTTTCGGACAAAAAAAATTAATTTACTGAGAAATTAATAAAATAATTGATTCATACTATTAAACATGTCAAAAAATTATGCAATAAAACAAAACTTTACTTGATCAAATCGCTGATTTATTGTTGGAGTAAGAAACTATTGCCAGTGAAGAAATAAAAAAATAGTTTAGTATTTATTTTGTAATTTAATAAATTTAAAAAGAAGTTTTTTGCTGTCTTCTTTTTTTAAGTGATCTAAATTTAGATAGTTTCATCACTAACTATATGAATAATTAAAATATAAGTACTTGATGAAATCATGAAACTATTTTAAAATTTAAATAAAAGTAAAAAATAATAATATAACCAACTTTTCGGTTGGTCTTTTTTGTTTTTTTGACTCCATTTTTAATAGATGGCAATATTTTATTAAAAAAATTAACAAAAATAGCGAGTTAAAATTTTATTAAAATGATTTTTCAAGCGTTAAACTTGTTTTTTTGGTATATAATTATAATTAATAGTAGTTTTATTTTTGGCAATGATTACTACTAGAAATACGATAAAGGAGTTTTTAATTATTGATTATGGCGATTATCAATAAAAAAGTATTACAAAAAACGATAAATGATAAAAATCGAAAAAAGATTATTGGTGCTTCCTTTATATTTTTAATTTTTTGATTGGTTTTATTATCTATCATAAAATCAACAATGCTACTAATAAAACCACCGAAAAAACAGTTAAAAACACTAAACTAGCAACAAAACAACAACACCATAAAACTAAATTAATCGAAAAACCAAAAAAAAGAAATTTAAAATTATGTTTAAAAAAACACTAAGACAAAATTAAACGCTTTAAAAAAAATCATCAAGAGAATTAAAAGAAAAATTAAAATAACTAAAAATCAAAAAAAAGAGAATTAAAAAATGGCAAACCATATTGAAGAAACTAAAGGTCGCTTTGGCGAAAGAGTCATTATTGAATATGATGAATACACTGGCAAAACAGTTAAAAACACTTTTTACCGATCCAACGGAAAAACTATTGATTATATAAGTGAATTTGATCAAGACACTGGAAAACAAATTAAAAAAATTTATTACAAAAAATCTTTTTTCCAACATAACGAAACAATTCATTATATAGAAGAATTTGATAAAGATACTGGCAAACAAATTAAATATATTGATTACCGATCCAATGGAACTATCGATTGTATAGAAGAATTTGATAAAGATACTGGAAAACAAATTAAATACATTGATTGCCGATCTAACGGAAATATTGATTATATAAGTGAATTTGATAAAGACACAGGCGAAGAAGTTAAAACAACTAAACACCACCCCAATGGAACTATTAATTTTATCGAGGAATTTGATAAAGAAACTGGCGAATTAGTTAAAGAAACTTATTTTAACCCCGACGGAACTATTAAAGAAATATTAACATATTAATCATAATGAAAAAAAAGACTATCTGAAAACGATAGTCTTTTTTATTTTTATAAGATATTTCAAAGTTCTAAAAACTAATAATTTGAAAAATAAAAAAATATAATAAAAAACAAGTAAAAAACTTATTAAATGGAGGGGTTGACAAGCGTTAAACTTGTTTTTTTGAGGTATAATTATAATTAATGGTGGTTTTATAATTTTATTTTGATTAATTGCTATCATTGGAATATAAGAAAGGAGTTTTTTTATTGATGATTATCATAATCAATAAAAAACCCAAAAATATTATTATTGGCGCCGCAATTATGTTTGTAATTTTTATTGTTTTTATTATCTATTATTGTACCTTGTACTGGTACAGTTATTGTTATTTTGCACCATTTAAAAAAATATTTTCCCAAGACGATGCACCAGTCCAAAAAGATGCAAAAGACAATACACCAGTTAAAAAAATATTTTACCAAGACGACGGAAAAACAATTAAAATTATAAGTGAATTTGATAAAATAACTGACAAAGAAATAAAAAAAACTTTTTAAGAGTTTTATTTCTTTTTTAAATTCTTTTTTATATATTTAATTCATATATATCATACTATTATAAAATAATACTTGTCAAGACTAAAATACAACTAAAATAATTTTTTACGTAATTATTGAATATTTAAGTGTTTTTATATTCCAAAGGCGATAAATAATTTAATACTTTCATTTTGCGATAAATATTATAATAACTAATGATTTTTTCAATTTGTGATTCATTTAACTTTTGCATTTTTTCATAATGAATGGTTTCATACTTCATATTAGCCCAAAACGATTCCATGCATGCATTATCGGTTGGCATACCTTTTGCCGAATAGCTAGCAATTAAATTATTTTCTTCTAAACTAACTTTATACCTTTTAGAAGTATAAACACTTCCTCTATCACAATGGATAACGCAAGGATTTGTTAATTTAGGTATGCATTTCAAAGTATCAATCACAAAATTAACATCAGCAACCTTAGAAATGTTAAATCCTATAATTTCTCGGTTAAATAAATCTAAAATTACTGAAACAAATATTTTTTTATTTTTCGGCCCAAAAGTAATATAAGTAATATCAGTACATAATTTTTCAAAAGGTATTGTTGCATGATAATTATTTTGTATTAAATTTTTTAAATTATTTTCTTTTTGAACCGATAAATCATAATAATATTGAGGTTTTCGTTGAATCCTTTGTGATAATAAACCAAATTTATGCATCATTTTTAAAACGGTTTTAGGATTGATTTTGAATTTAAGTTCAATTAATTTTTGATGAACTATGCGATATCCAAGGCGTCTTTTTCTTTTGCCATCAGTAGTAATATATGAATTTTGTTTACATATTTGAAATAAGGCTTTTTCTAAGTCATTGTGCGGTCTTGGATGATTACTTTGTTCTATCCACTTATAATAACTATTTTTAGAAATACTTAACCATTTAGTTAATTGATTCAATGAAATGTTATCTTTATATTCATTAATAATTTCTAAATACAATTTTCTATTCTTTTTCAAACTAGCATTAACTTTTATTTTGATTTTTCTTTTAATCAAATTAATTTCATTTTCTGATTCTTTCTCTTTGGTTTCTTTGTTAAAATAAGAAGCTCCATATAATTCATATAACCAAACACATTTATAAATTTGACTACGATTTTTAATTTTAAATTTTTCTTGAATTTCTTTACATTTTTCCCCTTCCTGTTTCAAAACAACAGCCTTTAATTTAGTATCCAAAGAATATGATTTTAATTTCTTCTCCATTTCTAAGCTCATTTCCGTTTTGTTAACATATCCCTAATTTTTAAAGTTGCTATTGTTAAAAAAACTGTTTATTTGTTATTTATATTGATAAAAAAAACAACAATAAAATCTTTTTTAGAAGGTTTATTGTTGTTTTAAAGATATTTATTTATTATTTTTAACATGCTTTTGGGGGGGGTTTGATAATTTTGATAAAATATAATTTGTTTGTTTTGGTTTTCGATTAGTTTTTTATATATTCATTATTGATTTAAAAATAAATTTCTACGAATATTTTCGGCTTGTATAGCAATTTGATTTGCTTGATTTTTAAAGTGGTTAATTGTTTCTTCTGAAGCATTATTTCTCAATACATTATATATTTCTTGCATTAACCTTGCCTCTTCCAATAATAAATCATGTAAATTTATACATGCTGTCATTTCGTTCTCAACATTTCTATTATTTTGCTGAACATAACCGTTAGAATGACCGTTATTCATAGCCATAACTTGATTATTCGTGATTAAAAATAATCCTAAAGAACTAAATAAAAATATTGGTAATAAATATAATTGTTTTTTTAATCTAAAAATTAACATTTTTTTCTCTTTTCTTTTTTTTAATTATTTTTTTGTTTGTTTACTATCTTTAGTGTTTATTTTTTCAGTATAAAAGGTAATATATTGTTTCTAGAATAAATATTATAAGTTTTTACTATAAGGTAAAGTTTTAATATAATTTTCCATAAATTCCCAATCTGGTGTTCCTTCTTTATTTGTCGGCAATTTAATAATTGTCTCTTTGATACGTTTTTGATTGAAGCCTCTGCCATAAGAATATCGAAATTGCTCTTGGTTAATAATAGTGGTTAAAAACATAGCAATATATTTGTTTAATTTAAAATTCGGTTTTAATTGTTCTACATGGTCTGTAGCTGTAAATTTATTTTCTTGATAAAAACACGAACCTACGACCGCTGAATCAACAGTCAAAACATTTCCTTCTTCCGAATAAAAAGAATAAAATCCGTTAACTCCGTTGTTAGTCGCTCTAGTAGAAACATATGCATATTCACCTTTTTCATATTCTTCTATTTCTTCTTTAGATGTTGTTTTGGTTCCTTTAACTTGAAACAAATCTTTAATTTGAAAACTTTTACAATTTTTAAATATGTCAAAATAAGTATTTTTGTTATGTTCGACTCTTTTTCGTGTGAAAACAATTTTTTGGTTAAGTTTTTCTAACAAAGTAATTTCATCTAAGTTTTTATTTAAAATTCCTAAATCTTTTTTTATTTGAAAAACAACATATTTTTTAACAGTTAACAAAAAATCTTTTTCAGTTAATTTATTATAATTGGTTTTAACATATGCAAATGAAATCCATTCATCGTTTTCTTTAATTGGGTGTTTTAAATAATTATAACCATCGTAATATTTGGAATGAAATTTATTTAAAAAATCTTTTTCAATATCACCCCATTTGTGAAAACGGTCAACTCTACCTTTGTTTTTAAATAAAACTAAACCATCATCTTCTAGGTTATAAAAATCAACTTCTTTATTGTTGTGAGGGATATTAGTTTTAAAAATAGCAATTGCTGTATGCGTAGAAGCATTAGGTTCAAATAATTTTTTTGGCATTTGAATTATTTTTTCCAAAGTATGTTTTTTTAAAATTCTATTTCTTATTAGATTGTTATTTATGTAAGTACTTAAAGGCGCAATCATCACAACACGACCATCAACCAATGTTAACAGTTTTTCTAAAAACTCAATTTCTTTTTTAGTAGGGTTGGTTGGTGTGCTTTTTCCAGCATAAGGCGGATTAATAAATCCAATGGTTGGTTTTTTTGTTCCATCTTTTATTTTTTTATCAACTTCCTCACTGAAAAAATCTAAATTATAAATTTGTGATTTCCCGTCACCACGAAATAACATATTAGAAATTGATAAAGTATACATAGTAGGGTCTTTGAGGTGTTCCAAAAGTTTAGACACTTTTTGTTTTTTAAAAATTCTTTAAGACTAACTATTAAGTTAGTCTTTTTT
This genomic interval carries:
- a CDS encoding ABC transporter ATP-binding protein, which gives rise to MKTLITLKNLTKVFDNQLILRGINLEIKQNEFVTLLGPSGCGKTTILRIIGGFENPSSGEVLFQQKSILNVAAHKRPINTVFQKYALFPHLNVFENVAFGLRLKDFNANYKDKLKQLEIKFSDDQKRLAQLQNQELTSTLTVAEIKILKQKFQAQKKLLKVQFIKQTNLIKKSFIDKNSQEIEIHKEVLKYLKIMGLQGLEKRTIEQLSGGQQQRVAMARALINKPQVLLLDEPLSNLDLKLKQEMQYELKEIQKNAGITFLFVTHDQEEAFTVSDKVVVMNHGEIQQVGSPQEIYNEPANRFVAQFVGESNLIQGIMKDDNLVYFDQQNFTCVDKGFRKNEKVDIVIRPEDIDIVPKGQGLIAGIVESVVFKGVYWEIDVKTALRTYTIQTTDHVKVDKEVDITFNPEDIHVMEIWQ
- a CDS encoding DUF2963 domain-containing protein encodes the protein MIIIINKKPKNIIIGAAIMFVIFIVFIIYYCTLYWYSYCYFAPFKKIFSQDDAPVQKDAKDNTPVKKIFYQDDGKTIKIISEFDKITDKEIKKTF
- a CDS encoding SVM family protein (Sequence-variable mosaic (SVM) proteins are highly divergent, but recognized by the shared signal peptide region that defines them.), with the protein product MLIFRLKKQLYLLPIFLFSSLGLFLITNNQVMAMNNGHSNGYVQQNNRNVENEMTACINLHDLLLEEARLMQEIYNVLRNNASEETINHFKNQANQIAIQAENIRRNLFLNQ
- a CDS encoding DUF2963 domain-containing protein yields the protein MANHIEETKGRFGERVIIEYDEYTGKTVKNTFYRSNGKTIDYISEFDQDTGKQIKKIYYKKSFFQHNETIHYIEEFDKDTGKQIKYIDYRSNGTIDCIEEFDKDTGKQIKYIDCRSNGNIDYISEFDKDTGEEVKTTKHHPNGTINFIEEFDKETGELVKETYFNPDGTIKEILTY
- a CDS encoding ABC transporter permease; the protein is MKKIHIYTSKDNQKLYRFLIIPYYLLLIGLIFLPMGFIFIDSLQDNNVSGSLFSNSFTFDYHKEFLTNFNFLYILMRSIAISIIVTFFLLLIVYPLAYAISKLSLVWQTFLVILINGTMWINMIIKTQALVQILQFLKNRFQISLLETNFAMILGLIYLFLPFMLLPIYTAIIKINPQYIQAAKDLGANDWQVFKKIIWPLSLPGVVGAVSLVFLQTATNIVAPRYLGPTTQITIAELIENKTLLSGEIKQACAIAIYLSLTMFLLFHLFKKISFEGVRDDA
- a CDS encoding IS3 family transposase, with amino-acid sequence MSLEMEKKLKSYSLDTKLKAVVLKQEGEKCKEIQEKFKIKNRSQIYKCVWLYELYGASYFNKETKEKESENEINLIKRKIKIKVNASLKKNRKLYLEIINEYKDNISLNQLTKWLSISKNSYYKWIEQSNHPRPHNDLEKALFQICKQNSYITTDGKRKRRLGYRIVHQKLIELKFKINPKTVLKMMHKFGLLSQRIQRKPQYYYDLSVQKENNLKNLIQNNYHATIPFEKLCTDITYITFGPKNKKIFVSVILDLFNREIIGFNISKVADVNFVIDTLKCIPKLTNPCVIHCDRGSVYTSKRYKVSLEENNLIASYSAKGMPTDNACMESFWANMKYETIHYEKMQKLNESQIEKIISYYNIYRKMKVLNYLSPLEYKNT
- a CDS encoding extracellular solute-binding protein, which translates into the protein MKLNIKKILSYFGFGIVFVLVVILLIKFNKSESEDNKSQQVLTLFNWGEYLDPQTIIDFEKETKIKVKQVLFSSNELAVTKIKSHNKYDLAILSEYAIDQLIQADFLEKIDKDKLKEKEEKEKEYYSDSQYNDKYKEINKKLPNNFADYAVPYFWGKVVLVYNKKKIKKEEIEDKGFKILKDAKLKVALCNNSRDSLMIGLKANGLSIDNLTPEDLKKAKNWILDLKKEKSDVAFINDQLIDRMLQKNQEYYDVAVAYSGDAKFLKEKNDNLDFISPKEGTNIWVDALVMPKESKKDLAYQFITFLREKNNYNKNLKYVKYDSPYKNNENNEIEIKEKEDQVYKYDENNQKLINTYWNDIIAYPSKKDYWLFVLSTLIVISIFVWYVINKLSNNYIRI
- a CDS encoding restriction endonuclease subunit S — translated: MSKLLEHLKDPTMYTLSISNMLFRGDGKSQIYNLDFFSEEVDKKIKDGTKKPTIGFINPPYAGKSTPTNPTKKEIEFLEKLLTLVDGRVVMIAPLSTYINNNLIRNRILKKHTLEKIIQMPKKLFEPNASTHTAIAIFKTNIPHNNKEVDFYNLEDDGLVLFKNKGRVDRFHKWGDIEKDFLNKFHSKYYDGYNYLKHPIKENDEWISFAYVKTNYNKLTEKDFLLTVKKYVVFQIKKDLGILNKNLDEITLLEKLNQKIVFTRKRVEHNKNTYFDIFKNCKSFQIKDLFQVKGTKTTSKEEIEEYEKGEYAYVSTRATNNGVNGFYSFYSEEGNVLTVDSAVVGSCFYQENKFTATDHVEQLKPNFKLNKYIAMFLTTIINQEQFRYSYGRGFNQKRIKETIIKLPTNKEGTPDWEFMENYIKTLPYSKNL
- a CDS encoding ABC transporter permease — its product is MTLNARSKLINLLYIIIILIFIYLPIVSLIVFSFNKSDSRIASLVNWQGFSLQWYQKLFTDPTIKSTIIITLQIAFFTTIISTFLGTFAAISLAQGLKKKWRNLILNVSNFSIVIPEIITALSLFVVFGCLRLDSPFIKMILAHISFCTPFVVIAVYPKVISLDPYSLEAAYDLGATPLKALTKIILPQLKGAMLVGAALAFTLSFDDFIISYFVGGAKCQNISAYIYSLRGTINPTVNALSTILIVVASSKVIFDFLQHKKNTADQRK